The genomic segment TCGTGGCAGTTTTCTCTTTTTGCTCTTCCTTTCCCTTTGTCTGATTCAGTAATAAACCGGATTGCTGAAAACCCGGATTAATGCCGACCACATTATCGGCGTAAATGCCTGTGGAATAGGGCTGTCCAACAGTCTGGCTGAAAGCGGCTCCCTCTATGGAACCCCCTGCTCCGTAACTACCTATAGACTGACGTGCAATGGCTTGCCCCCTGACTGTAAAGGAAAAAAATGACAAGAGAATCAATAAAAAAAGGAATTCTTTTATTCCGTTGGTTTTCATAGG from the Bacteroidales bacterium genome contains:
- a CDS encoding T9SS type A sorting domain-containing protein, translating into MKTNGIKEFLFLLILLSFFSFTVRGQAIARQSIGSYGAGGSIEGAAFSQTVGQPYSTGIYADNVVGINPGFQQSGLLLNQTKGKEEQKEKTATNKDYKDLKVYPNPASSDLYIDTHMEQGDLKIFDMQGRKILDKRITDPYSYPVNCSDWNSGLYMIKVYDKSTDTHYRAKVLISK